The Arsenophonus sp. genome contains a region encoding:
- the purB gene encoding adenylosuccinate lyase encodes MEMKFIALSPIDGRYHDDVISLRSIFSEFSYFRFRIKIEIFWLKWLSNCLQIKEIEKFSEIENKLLDDIIINFNQDDFRRIKEIEKKINHDTKSIEFFLKEKIQLIPNLKINCEFIHFACTSEDINNLAYSLMLKKCRKQVLIIYWKKIIDQIKKMAYQYQYIPLLSKTHGQPASSSTLGKEFANFVFRMYRQYKQLKNVEILGKFNGAVGNYNAHYAAYPNIDWNILCKKFVMSFGLKWNPYTTQIEPHDYISELFHCISRFNTILINFNQDIWGYISCDYFIQKCTKNEIGSSTMPHKINPIYFENSEGNLGLANSFLIYMANKLPISRWQRDLTDSTILRNIGVSMGYCLIAYKSLLKGLKKITVNKKSIYNALNVNWQVLAEPIQTVMRRYSIDGSYEKLRYFSQGKKITRKKIMKFIDSLQLPKYEKARLKKITPFNYIGYASEMVKFIKNK; translated from the coding sequence ATTGAAATGAAATTTATTGCTTTATCTCCGATTGACGGTAGATATCATGATGATGTTATTTCTTTGAGATCAATTTTCAGTGAATTTTCATATTTTCGTTTTAGAATAAAAATTGAAATATTTTGGTTAAAATGGTTATCAAATTGTTTACAAATTAAAGAAATTGAAAAATTTTCAGAAATAGAGAATAAATTACTTGATGATATCATCATAAATTTTAATCAAGATGATTTTAGAAGAATTAAAGAAATTGAAAAAAAAATAAATCACGATACAAAATCTATAGAATTTTTTTTAAAAGAAAAGATTCAGTTAATTCCTAATTTAAAAATTAATTGCGAATTTATACATTTTGCATGCACTTCTGAAGATATTAATAATCTTGCATATTCTTTAATGTTAAAAAAATGTAGGAAACAAGTTTTAATTATATATTGGAAAAAAATTATTGATCAAATTAAAAAAATGGCATATCAATATCAGTATATACCATTATTGTCTAAAACTCATGGACAACCTGCAAGTTCATCAACTTTAGGTAAAGAATTTGCAAATTTTGTTTTTAGAATGTATAGACAATATAAACAATTGAAAAATGTTGAAATATTAGGAAAATTTAATGGCGCTGTTGGAAATTACAATGCTCATTATGCGGCATATCCAAATATAGATTGGAATATTTTATGTAAAAAATTTGTCATGAGTTTTGGATTAAAGTGGAATCCTTACACTACACAAATAGAACCTCATGATTACATTTCTGAATTATTTCATTGTATATCTAGATTTAATACTATTTTAATAAATTTTAATCAAGATATTTGGGGATATATTTCGTGTGATTATTTTATACAAAAATGTACAAAGAATGAAATTGGTTCGTCTACTATGCCACATAAAATAAATCCTATTTATTTTGAAAATTCAGAAGGAAATCTTGGTTTAGCTAATTCTTTTTTAATCTATATGGCTAATAAATTGCCTATTTCTCGTTGGCAAAGAGATCTAACTGATTCTACTATATTACGCAATATAGGAGTTTCTATGGGATATTGTTTAATTGCTTACAAATCCTTATTAAAAGGATTAAAAAAAATTACAGTCAATAAAAAAAGTATTTATAATGCGTTAAATGTAAATTGGCAAGTTTTAGCAGAACCAATACAAACAGTTATGCGTCGTTACAGTATTGATGGATCTTATGAAAAATTAAGATATTTTTCTCAAGGTAAAAAAATTACAAGAAAAAAAATAATGAAATTTATTGATAGTTTACAATTACCAAAATATGAAAAAGCTAGATTAAAAAAAATTACTCCTTTTAATTATATAGGATATGCATCAGAAATGGTAAAATTTATTAAAAATAAATAA